A single window of Anaerocolumna chitinilytica DNA harbors:
- a CDS encoding GNAT family N-acetyltransferase: protein MSYVVKPLDASNAEIFTEYLGNLDFSLTPHWATCFCRFYYCNCSGEEWMGRSGEVNKAEALEDIRRGNMKGYLAFDGNKCIGWCSANDINRFPRLTEDVGHLVEGKKTGCTICYVIHPEYRRQGLARQLLKYAVEDFRKEGFEQVIAFPVLTDTPAETHYRGSMNMYLENGFREIDSFENVRVMLMNL from the coding sequence ATGAGCTATGTGGTGAAACCGTTAGATGCAAGCAATGCGGAAATATTTACAGAATATTTGGGTAATCTGGATTTTAGCCTTACGCCTCATTGGGCGACTTGCTTTTGCAGATTTTACTACTGTAACTGCAGTGGTGAGGAATGGATGGGAAGAAGCGGAGAGGTCAATAAAGCGGAAGCTCTGGAGGATATCAGGAGAGGAAATATGAAAGGTTATCTTGCCTTTGACGGTAATAAATGCATTGGTTGGTGCAGTGCTAATGATATTAACCGATTTCCCCGTCTGACAGAAGATGTGGGACATCTGGTGGAAGGAAAAAAGACCGGATGTACTATTTGTTATGTGATTCATCCGGAATACCGCAGACAGGGTCTTGCAAGGCAGCTGTTAAAATATGCGGTAGAAGATTTCAGAAAAGAGGGATTTGAACAGGTGATTGCATTCCCGGTGTTAACGGACACTCCTGCTGAAACTCATTACCGCGGAAGTATGAATATGTATCTGGAGAACGGCTTCCGGGAAATCGATAGTTTTGAAAATGTCAGAGTAATGTTAATGAATTTATAA
- the ilvN gene encoding acetolactate synthase small subunit — MGKVIENIIKKRWISLYVENEIGVLAKISGLFSGKSYNMDSLTVGETEDETISRMTISVTSDESTFEQIKKQLNRCVEVIKVVDFTDIPIHMKEILFVKINSLKDSEKEEVFSISKIYGLAVIDCDRSTLLLECVQTESKNNAIIKLFQNSFPNRIEVVKGGSVAIEAISVADR; from the coding sequence ATGGGCAAAGTGATTGAAAATATAATCAAAAAAAGATGGATTTCTCTTTATGTGGAGAATGAAATCGGTGTGTTGGCGAAGATATCAGGCCTTTTTTCCGGAAAATCCTATAACATGGACAGTCTTACGGTTGGTGAAACAGAGGATGAGACCATATCCCGCATGACTATTAGTGTTACCAGTGATGAGAGTACTTTTGAGCAGATAAAAAAACAGCTGAACCGCTGCGTGGAAGTAATAAAAGTGGTAGATTTCACCGATATTCCAATTCATATGAAGGAAATATTATTTGTGAAGATAAACAGCCTGAAAGACAGCGAAAAAGAAGAAGTTTTTAGTATTTCCAAGATTTATGGGTTAGCGGTAATTGACTGTGACAGAAGCACTCTCTTACTGGAGTGCGTACAGACGGAGAGTAAGAATAATGCTATTATAAAACTCTTTCAGAATTCCTTTCCGAACCGTATAGAAGTAGTAAAAGGAGGCAGTGTGGCAATAGAGGCCATCAGTGTAGCTGACAGGTGA
- the ilvB gene encoding biosynthetic-type acetolactate synthase large subunit produces MEIRGTELFVKALREEGVNTLFAYPGGQVIDLFDALYDAEGIEVILPRHEQGLIHAADGYARSTGKVGVCLVTSGPGATNLVTGIATANYDSVPLVCFTGQVPTHLIGNDAFQEVDIVGITRNICKHAITVRDRKDLAKVIKEAFFIAKSGKPGPVVVDLPKDIQQAMGSDDYPKEVSIRGYKPSTGVHIGQVRRALSILNQAKKPVFLVGGGVNIAGAGEEFTKLAELTGMPVITTIMGKGAIPTNHPLYIGNIGIHGNYAANRAISECDVLFSIGTRFNDRITGKITEFAKLAAIIHIDIDAASISRNIQVDVPIVADAKTAIIKILEEAKGLPVSEWTKEVRGWKEENPLGMKKYEGMTPEIIINKINEKFDDLIVVTDVGQNQMWTTQYLELDHSRKLLTSGGLGTMGYGLPAAIGAKLGNPDIPVLCISGDGGMQMNIQEMATAVCLELPLILCVFNNSYLGNVRQWQEMFYGGRYAFTSLATRRSHAGRGGAGTENAGIENADIENVGIENEGIECADTNSARTSGGSSSCTSDSKEAIKGSPKYSPDFVKLAESYDAIGIRVETAEEIDEALDIASKSKNTPVLIEFIIEPEANVYPIVPTGKPLNEMVID; encoded by the coding sequence ATGGAAATAAGAGGAACAGAGCTTTTTGTTAAGGCATTGAGAGAAGAAGGTGTTAATACACTATTTGCTTATCCGGGAGGGCAGGTAATCGACTTATTTGATGCCCTATATGATGCAGAGGGAATTGAGGTCATTCTGCCAAGGCATGAGCAGGGATTAATTCATGCGGCGGACGGCTATGCCCGTTCTACCGGAAAGGTCGGAGTATGTCTTGTTACCAGCGGCCCGGGAGCCACCAATCTGGTAACCGGTATAGCTACTGCTAATTATGATAGCGTACCCTTGGTATGTTTTACCGGGCAGGTGCCGACTCATCTTATTGGAAATGATGCTTTCCAGGAGGTGGACATTGTGGGAATTACCCGAAATATCTGTAAGCACGCCATCACTGTAAGAGACCGCAAGGACCTTGCCAAAGTTATAAAAGAAGCCTTCTTTATTGCAAAGTCCGGAAAACCAGGTCCTGTTGTCGTAGATTTGCCTAAAGATATCCAGCAGGCAATGGGAAGTGACGATTATCCCAAGGAAGTCTCCATTCGTGGCTATAAACCCAGCACCGGAGTTCATATTGGGCAGGTTAGAAGGGCACTTAGTATATTAAACCAGGCTAAGAAACCGGTATTCTTAGTCGGAGGCGGTGTAAATATAGCCGGTGCCGGGGAAGAGTTTACAAAGCTGGCGGAACTTACCGGAATGCCTGTCATCACTACTATCATGGGGAAAGGAGCGATTCCTACAAACCATCCCCTCTATATCGGCAATATCGGAATTCACGGTAATTATGCCGCTAACAGGGCTATCAGTGAGTGCGACGTGCTATTTTCTATCGGAACCAGATTCAATGACCGAATAACCGGTAAAATAACGGAATTTGCCAAGCTGGCAGCTATCATCCATATTGATATAGATGCAGCCTCCATCTCAAGAAATATCCAGGTTGACGTTCCTATTGTAGCAGATGCCAAAACAGCAATTATAAAAATATTGGAAGAAGCAAAGGGGCTGCCTGTGTCAGAGTGGACAAAAGAGGTTAGGGGTTGGAAGGAAGAGAATCCTCTAGGAATGAAAAAATATGAAGGAATGACACCTGAGATTATCATCAATAAGATTAATGAAAAATTCGATGATCTTATTGTTGTCACCGATGTAGGGCAGAATCAGATGTGGACTACCCAATATCTTGAGCTGGACCACAGCAGAAAACTCCTTACTTCCGGAGGTCTTGGAACGATGGGATATGGTCTTCCGGCAGCCATAGGAGCAAAGCTTGGAAACCCTGATATCCCGGTTCTTTGTATCTCCGGCGATGGAGGTATGCAGATGAATATTCAGGAGATGGCAACGGCAGTATGCCTGGAACTTCCCCTGATATTATGTGTATTCAATAACTCCTATCTGGGAAATGTACGGCAGTGGCAGGAGATGTTTTATGGCGGCCGCTACGCTTTTACTAGCCTGGCGACTCGCAGAAGCCATGCAGGCAGAGGTGGAGCAGGTACGGAAAATGCAGGCATAGAAAATGCAGATATAGAAAATGTAGGCATAGAAAATGAAGGTATAGAATGTGCGGACACAAATAGTGCCAGAACTAGCGGTGGTAGCAGCAGCTGTACCAGTGACAGTAAGGAGGCTATAAAAGGCTCTCCTAAATATTCTCCGGACTTTGTAAAGCTGGCAGAAAGCTATGATGCCATCGGAATACGTGTGGAAACAGCAGAAGAGATTGATGAAGCCTTAGACATTGCCAGTAAGAGTAAGAATACGCCTGTTCTGATTGAGTTTATCATAGAACCGGAAGCTAACGTATATCCGATTGTACCTACAGGCAAGCCTCTTAACGAAATGGTTATAGACTAA